A region of Heteronotia binoei isolate CCM8104 ecotype False Entrance Well chromosome 2, APGP_CSIRO_Hbin_v1, whole genome shotgun sequence DNA encodes the following proteins:
- the ELAVL1 gene encoding ELAV-like protein 1, translated as MSNGYEDHMAEDCRDDIGRTNLIVNYLPQNMTQDELRSLFSSIGEVESAKLIRDKVAGHSLGYGFVNYVTAKDAERAINTLNGLRLQSKTIKVSYARPSSEVIKDANLYISGLPRTMTQKDVEDMFSRFGRIINSRVLVDQTTGLSRGVAFIRFDKRSEAEEAISNFNGHKPPGSSEPITVKFAANPNQNKNVALLSQLYHSPARRFGGPVHHQAQRFRFSPMGVDHMSGLSGVNVPGNSSSGWCIFIYNLGQDADEGILWQMFGPFGAVTNVKVIRDFNTNKCKGFGFVTMTNYEEAAMAIASLNGYRLGDKILQVSFKTNKSHK; from the exons ATGTCTAATGGTTATGAAGATCACATGGCTGAGGACTGCAGGGACGATATCGGGAGGACAAACTTAATTGTTAACTACCTCCCTCAAAACATGACCCAGGATGAGTTACGGAGCCTGTTCAGCAGCATTGGAGAAGTGGAGTCTGCAAAGCTGATTCGTGACAAAGTTGCAG GGCACAGCTTGGGCTATGGCTTTGTGAACTACGTGACAGCGAAGGATGCAGAGAGAGCAATAAACACACTGAACGGCCTGAGACTGCAGTCCAAGACTATCAAG GTGTCGTATGCCCGCCCGAGCTCTGAGGTCATCAAAGACGCAAACTTGTACATCAGCGGACTGCCAAGGACGATGACACAGAAAGATGTAGAGGACATGTTTTCACGGTTTGGCCGCATTATCAACTCACGCGTGCTGGTTGACCAGACTACAG GTCTTTCCAGAGGGGTTGCCTTTATCCGGTTTGACAAGCGGTCCGAGGCTGAAGAGGCCATTTCAAACTTCAACGGCCACAAGCCTCCTGGATCCTCCGAGCCCATCACCGTGAAGTTTGCCGCCAATCCCAATCAGAACAAGAACGTGGCGCTGCTCTCACAGCTGTACCACTCGCCAGCGAGACGGTTCGGGGGGCCCGTCCACCATCAGGCTCAGAGATTCAG GTTCTCTCCTATGGGTGTAGATCACATGAGTGGGCTTTCTGGTGTAAATGTCCCAGGAAACTCCTCTTCAGGCTGGTGTATCTTCATCTACAACCTCGGCCAAGATGCCGATGAGGGAATCCTCTGGCAGATGTTTGGCCCCTTTGGCGCGGTGACTAACGTCAAAGTCATCCGCGACTTCAACACCAACAAGTGTAAAGGCTTTGGCTTTGTGACAATGACAAACTATGAAGAAGCCGCCATGGCCATAGCGAGTCTTAACGGCTACCGCTTGGGGGACAAAATCTTGCAGGTTTCCTTCAAAACCAACAAGTCCCACAAATAA